The Candidatus Deferrimicrobiaceae bacterium genome has a segment encoding these proteins:
- the acsB gene encoding acetyl-CoA decarbonylase/synthase complex subunit alpha/beta, whose protein sequence is MTEPLFSSCIRGARSILSLARESLSAAIARRGPDAPLAYPGTAYEIPVVFGLTDLAVTTLRGAEPALLLAEGMIRERPTAENALDAGAATLLCADVLEALHHAEGIPYPAPCVGFVPDSVLRKLGIFLVDGSVPGVAVLVGKASDPAVAASMVRDFQEVGLLVFLAGDVVGQMEVSGIKMGEDFRTFPLGPLPAVVHAVNFAVRAGLTFGGLGRGQAGPMLSYLANRVKAFVCALGPLDDLSLAIAAGAMKAGFPVLSDQAVPEIPGALLARAPGEEMVRAGIEARGIKAKIVKVPVPIAFGPAYEGERIRKADTHVEFGGGRTTAYELVTSAPLSGVRDREILVVGPDIPDVEKGGALPLGIVVTVAGTRMQKDFESVLERRIHRIVNFGEGTMHVAQRDTTWIRISDEAVARGFRLADLGMMIYAKMLSDFENIVDRVSVTIHTREEDVQAGLAGARAVYAERDARARTLTDDAVEEFYSCTLCQSFAPNHVCIVTPERLGLCGAINWLDGKAGYEITPTGPNQPVPKGDELDAVKGAWEGVNHFVREHSRNTVPGFNLYSIMEAPMTSCGCFECILALVPEANGFMVVNREYAGAETPCGMGFSTLAGSVGGGVQTPGFMGVGKQYLLSRKFLAAEGGLPRIVWMTRELKDHLGPGLSQRAKEIGMPDLLAKIADESIAVTPERLREFLEKVGHPALSLKPLV, encoded by the coding sequence ATGACCGAACCCCTCTTCTCCTCCTGCATCCGCGGCGCCCGTTCCATCCTGTCGCTCGCGAGGGAATCCCTTTCGGCCGCCATCGCCCGCAGGGGACCCGACGCCCCCCTGGCATATCCCGGCACCGCATACGAGATCCCCGTGGTCTTCGGGCTGACGGATCTTGCGGTGACCACCCTCCGCGGGGCGGAACCCGCTCTTCTTCTGGCGGAAGGAATGATCCGGGAACGGCCCACCGCGGAAAACGCGCTGGACGCGGGAGCGGCGACGCTTCTTTGCGCGGACGTCCTGGAGGCGCTCCATCACGCGGAGGGGATCCCCTACCCCGCACCGTGCGTCGGCTTCGTCCCGGACTCGGTCCTGCGGAAACTGGGGATCTTCCTGGTGGACGGCTCCGTGCCGGGTGTCGCCGTGCTGGTCGGAAAGGCGTCCGACCCCGCCGTGGCGGCCTCCATGGTCCGGGATTTCCAGGAGGTCGGGCTCCTCGTCTTTCTCGCGGGGGACGTGGTCGGCCAGATGGAGGTTTCCGGAATCAAGATGGGAGAGGATTTCCGGACCTTCCCCCTGGGCCCGCTCCCCGCGGTCGTGCACGCCGTGAACTTCGCGGTCCGGGCGGGCTTGACCTTCGGAGGGCTCGGCCGCGGCCAGGCGGGGCCCATGCTTTCCTACCTCGCGAATCGCGTCAAGGCCTTCGTCTGCGCCCTGGGTCCCCTGGACGATCTTTCCCTGGCCATCGCGGCCGGGGCCATGAAAGCCGGGTTCCCGGTGCTGTCCGACCAGGCCGTCCCCGAGATCCCCGGCGCGCTGCTGGCCCGCGCTCCGGGCGAGGAGATGGTCCGGGCCGGGATCGAGGCGCGAGGGATCAAGGCGAAGATCGTGAAGGTCCCCGTGCCGATCGCCTTCGGCCCTGCCTACGAGGGGGAGAGGATCCGCAAGGCGGACACGCATGTGGAGTTCGGGGGCGGACGCACCACGGCGTACGAGCTCGTGACGAGCGCGCCCCTTTCCGGGGTCCGCGACAGGGAGATCCTGGTCGTGGGCCCCGACATCCCCGACGTGGAAAAGGGCGGAGCGCTCCCTCTGGGGATCGTGGTTACGGTCGCGGGCACCCGGATGCAGAAGGACTTCGAGTCCGTCCTGGAACGGAGGATCCACCGGATCGTCAACTTCGGGGAGGGGACGATGCACGTCGCCCAGCGGGACACCACCTGGATCCGCATCTCCGACGAGGCGGTCGCCAGGGGCTTCCGCCTCGCGGATCTGGGGATGATGATCTACGCCAAGATGCTCTCCGATTTCGAGAACATCGTGGACAGGGTGTCGGTGACGATCCACACCCGGGAGGAGGACGTGCAGGCCGGACTCGCGGGAGCGAGAGCGGTCTACGCCGAACGGGATGCGCGGGCCAGGACGCTGACGGACGATGCCGTCGAAGAGTTCTACTCCTGCACGCTCTGCCAGTCCTTCGCCCCGAACCACGTCTGCATCGTCACGCCGGAGCGGCTCGGCCTGTGCGGAGCCATCAACTGGCTGGACGGGAAAGCCGGGTACGAGATCACCCCGACGGGGCCGAACCAGCCCGTGCCCAAAGGAGACGAGCTCGACGCCGTCAAGGGAGCTTGGGAGGGGGTGAATCACTTCGTCCGCGAGCACTCCCGGAACACCGTCCCGGGATTCAACCTCTACTCCATCATGGAGGCGCCCATGACCTCCTGCGGCTGCTTCGAATGCATCCTTGCCCTCGTGCCCGAGGCCAACGGCTTCATGGTGGTCAACCGCGAGTACGCGGGGGCCGAGACCCCCTGCGGGATGGGGTTCTCCACGCTCGCGGGGTCGGTCGGAGGCGGCGTCCAGACGCCGGGCTTCATGGGCGTCGGAAAGCAATATCTCTTGAGCAGGAAGTTCCTGGCCGCCGAGGGAGGGCTCCCCCGCATCGTCTGGATGACGAGGGAATTGAAGGATCATCTCGGCCCCGGCCTTTCCCAAAGGGCAAAGGAGATCGGGATGCCGGACCTCCTGGCCAAGATCGCCGACGAGTCGATCGCGGTGACTCCGGAACGCCTGAGGGAATTCCTCGAGAAGGTCGGGCACCCCGCCCTTTCCCTGAAACCGCTGGTATGA
- a CDS encoding PIG-L family deacetylase, with product MKKRILLLLAHPDDETFGPGGTIAKYADEGAEIYLATATRGEVGMVGDPPFTDRAHLGEVRAAELQCAAGILGIRKVSFLGFLDGQLASTPRERIVEKAVEQIRWTRPHVLIGFGPEGVSRHPDHMVMCSVALEAFDAAADRSRFPHQIGSGVSPWAPWKLYQFEIAQEVFDAWGVPLAGVPAARLTTIVDTSAYVDRKIEAFYSHRTQAKDYHRILSREGFREFSRRETFVLAKSRFSSVALPETDLFAGIPSGEPGKP from the coding sequence ATGAAGAAAAGGATCCTGCTCCTTCTCGCCCATCCCGACGACGAAACCTTCGGTCCGGGGGGGACGATCGCGAAATACGCCGACGAAGGGGCGGAGATCTACCTTGCCACGGCGACCCGGGGCGAGGTGGGGATGGTCGGGGACCCCCCATTCACCGACCGCGCCCACCTCGGGGAGGTCCGCGCCGCCGAACTTCAGTGCGCGGCAGGGATCCTCGGAATCCGGAAGGTCTCCTTCCTCGGTTTTCTCGACGGGCAGCTCGCGAGCACCCCGCGGGAGAGGATCGTGGAAAAAGCCGTCGAGCAGATCCGCTGGACCCGCCCCCATGTGCTGATCGGGTTCGGCCCGGAGGGCGTTTCGCGCCATCCCGACCACATGGTGATGTGCTCCGTCGCCCTCGAGGCGTTCGACGCCGCGGCGGATCGGTCCCGGTTCCCTCATCAGATCGGGAGCGGCGTCTCTCCCTGGGCGCCCTGGAAGCTGTACCAGTTCGAAATCGCCCAGGAGGTATTCGACGCGTGGGGCGTACCGCTGGCGGGAGTCCCGGCGGCGAGGCTGACCACGATCGTCGATACCTCCGCGTACGTGGACCGGAAGATCGAGGCGTTCTATTCTCACCGGACCCAGGCGAAGGACTACCACCGGATTCTCTCCCGGGAGGGTTTTCGGGAGTTCTCCCGCCGGGAAACATTCGTCCTCGCGAAGTCGCGCTTTTCCTCGGTTGCCCTGCCCGAGACGGACCTGTTCGCGGGAATTCCTTCCGGGGAGCCCGGGAAACCGTGA
- a CDS encoding AMP-binding protein codes for MLLRDNLAHNARIHPRRTALSSGRIHISYADLQDRVRRYASALAALGVEKEDRVAILSQRTPSYVELLFAVAQIGAVLVPLNHLSVAREHRTILRDASPRFLLFAEGFEEMVAALPPGLPDGLAVLRVDRGGEGYPGLLEGGRGDTALPLDHVAVSESDIALQIYTSGTLGRPRGAMLSHENLMAASASGALELGLSRNDIFLSCTPFPFMGGIGRLLRFLYVGGRIVMQNDFDPEEVLRAIERSRITHVLLTPTMMAQILDLPSRDSFNLATLRKVQYGGPFIPLDLLKRAIRFFGCDMVQSYGQVESGGVLTFLHPEDHSLDESAPYMRRLMSVGKEAIGVEVRLVNEEGSEVPPDHLGEVIARGKNIFAGYSGDPDFSAEVLRNGWLYTGDVGSLDEEGYLYLLDRKRDTLMVGGISVYPREIENILGEHPDVAEAAVVPRPHYVLGEIPVAIVVLKEGRQADPDALLDHCRRNMAPFKVPQAIEFLSSLPRNSAGKVLKVKLREQIVRGNVTPRTPRP; via the coding sequence TTGCTCCTTCGCGACAACCTGGCGCACAACGCGCGGATCCATCCCCGCCGGACGGCCCTTTCCTCGGGAAGGATCCACATCTCCTATGCGGACCTCCAGGATCGGGTCCGACGGTACGCGTCGGCCCTTGCCGCCCTCGGCGTGGAAAAGGAAGACCGGGTGGCGATCCTGTCGCAGCGCACCCCCTCGTACGTCGAACTGCTGTTTGCCGTTGCCCAGATCGGGGCAGTTCTTGTCCCCCTCAACCACCTGTCCGTCGCGCGGGAACACCGGACCATCCTCCGGGACGCATCCCCCCGGTTCCTCCTCTTCGCCGAAGGGTTCGAGGAAATGGTGGCCGCCCTCCCCCCGGGACTGCCCGACGGGCTCGCAGTTCTCCGGGTCGATCGCGGCGGAGAGGGATATCCCGGCCTGTTGGAGGGTGGGCGCGGGGACACCGCCCTCCCCCTGGACCATGTCGCGGTTTCGGAATCGGACATCGCCCTGCAGATCTACACGAGCGGGACTCTCGGGCGTCCACGCGGCGCGATGCTCTCCCACGAGAACCTCATGGCAGCCTCCGCCTCCGGCGCGCTGGAGCTCGGGCTCTCCCGGAACGACATCTTTCTCTCCTGCACTCCCTTTCCGTTCATGGGGGGGATCGGAAGACTGCTGCGTTTCCTGTACGTCGGCGGGAGGATCGTCATGCAGAACGACTTCGACCCCGAGGAGGTCCTGCGGGCGATCGAGCGGAGCAGGATCACCCATGTCCTTCTCACCCCCACGATGATGGCCCAGATCCTCGACCTCCCCTCCCGGGACAGCTTCAACCTCGCCACGCTTCGCAAAGTTCAGTACGGCGGGCCTTTCATCCCCCTCGACCTGCTCAAGCGCGCGATCCGGTTCTTCGGATGCGACATGGTCCAATCGTACGGCCAGGTCGAGTCCGGCGGGGTTCTTACCTTCCTGCACCCCGAGGACCATTCGTTGGACGAGAGCGCCCCCTATATGCGGAGGCTGATGTCGGTGGGGAAGGAGGCGATCGGCGTCGAGGTCCGCTTGGTGAACGAGGAAGGGTCGGAGGTTCCCCCCGACCATTTGGGCGAGGTGATCGCCCGAGGGAAGAACATCTTCGCGGGATATTCCGGGGATCCCGACTTCTCCGCGGAGGTGCTCCGGAACGGATGGCTGTACACGGGGGATGTGGGGTCCCTCGACGAGGAGGGGTACCTGTACCTCCTCGACCGGAAGCGCGACACGCTCATGGTCGGGGGGATCTCGGTCTACCCCCGCGAGATCGAGAATATCCTCGGGGAGCATCCGGACGTGGCGGAGGCGGCGGTCGTCCCCCGCCCCCACTACGTCCTGGGGGAGATCCCCGTGGCGATCGTTGTGCTCAAGGAAGGCAGACAGGCCGATCCCGACGCCCTTCTCGACCACTGCCGGAGGAACATGGCCCCTTTCAAGGTCCCCCAGGCGATCGAGTTCCTCTCCTCCCTCCCGAGAAACAGCGCGGGAAAGGTGCTGAAGGTGAAACTGAGGGAGCAAATCGTACGGGGGAACGTCACTCCCCGAACACCTCGGCCGTGA
- a CDS encoding HD domain-containing phosphohydrolase, protein MKFVQGIGADSERLWGRDLRLLVVDDEEFIRGVIRERMEIEGFFVDEAQNGRQALAKLGMGGYSVLLTDIRMPEMDGIALLQEASRRFPDTARIVMTAYAELDTAVAAMKNGAFDYILKPFSFDVLFITIRNALHKKAMERQLQDHQVNLENRVKNQTELINKMYVRAINALIKALEAKDFYTRGHSQRVTRYSVAIGQEMGLSPDHLKELRRAASLHDLGKIGVRDAILNKPGKLTDEEIGEVLRHPEMATRILSPIPFFRKLLPSILHHHERFDGLGYPGRIKGKDIPLDSRIMAVCDAYDAMTSDRAYRAALPAEDAAAEILRCSGTQFDPEIVSVFLSGRDAIPVRNDPFTEEWQEEEFSSEDPSPVGET, encoded by the coding sequence ATGAAGTTTGTTCAGGGTATCGGTGCGGATTCCGAAAGGCTCTGGGGCAGGGATCTCCGGCTTCTCGTCGTCGACGACGAGGAGTTCATCCGGGGCGTTATCCGAGAACGTATGGAAATCGAAGGGTTTTTTGTGGATGAGGCGCAGAACGGCAGGCAGGCGCTGGCCAAGCTCGGGATGGGGGGATATTCCGTCCTGCTCACGGACATCCGGATGCCCGAAATGGACGGCATCGCCCTTCTCCAGGAGGCATCCCGAAGGTTTCCGGACACGGCCCGGATCGTCATGACGGCCTACGCGGAACTCGACACCGCCGTCGCGGCGATGAAAAACGGCGCGTTCGACTACATCCTCAAACCGTTCAGCTTCGACGTTCTTTTCATCACGATACGGAACGCTCTTCACAAGAAGGCGATGGAGCGCCAGCTTCAGGACCACCAGGTGAACCTGGAAAACCGGGTCAAGAACCAGACCGAACTCATCAACAAGATGTACGTCCGGGCGATCAACGCGCTGATCAAGGCTCTCGAGGCCAAGGATTTCTACACACGGGGGCACTCCCAGCGGGTGACCCGGTACTCGGTGGCCATCGGGCAGGAAATGGGCTTGTCCCCGGACCACCTCAAGGAACTGCGGCGCGCGGCCTCCCTTCACGATCTGGGAAAGATCGGCGTCCGGGATGCGATTCTGAACAAGCCGGGCAAGCTCACCGACGAAGAGATCGGCGAGGTCCTGCGGCACCCCGAGATGGCGACCCGGATTCTTTCGCCCATCCCGTTCTTCCGGAAACTGCTCCCCTCGATCCTGCACCATCACGAACGCTTCGACGGCCTCGGATACCCGGGAAGGATCAAGGGGAAGGACATACCGCTCGATTCGCGCATCATGGCCGTCTGCGATGCCTACGACGCGATGACGTCGGACCGGGCCTATCGGGCGGCGCTTCCCGCAGAGGATGCCGCAGCGGAGATCCTCCGCTGCTCGGGGACGCAGTTCGACCCGGAGATCGTTTCCGTTTTCCTGTCCGGAAGGGATGCGATCCCGGTCCGCAACGATCCTTTCACCGAAGAATGGCAGGAGGAGGAATTCTCCTCCGAGGACCCGTCGCCCGTCGGAGAGACCTGA
- a CDS encoding patatin-like phospholipase family protein, whose amino-acid sequence MTKAALILGGGGITGGVYELGALSALDDFIVRGRKSGDFDIFVGISAGSLLSAFLANGISVQEMCRGILGEEGHRLLLRREDIYEIRVSPLFRAAWRFLRNAGLVVRYLRRENQPVTFLNFLALFEQFLPAGFFSNANLERYVSRILSAPGRTNDFTRLSRKLFIVATEIDRGERWVFGTDGFSDIPISRAIQASSAIPVFFEPVCIGDHFFVDGATERAGHFDIPIGAGAGFVLMINPTVPVYNDRTVVCIPTILGHCGSITETGFPNIADQAFRINTRIKLELAMEVYRRRHPDIDLLLIEPAPMESTLFLYGSMNFSERVQVVNYGYNSTAFFFQENFENLKERFARHDMEVSLEHIRTDRFLELATRPKTRKRFSMNIYR is encoded by the coding sequence GTGACCAAGGCGGCGCTCATTCTGGGCGGAGGGGGAATCACGGGGGGCGTCTACGAGCTCGGCGCCCTCTCCGCGCTCGATGATTTCATCGTCCGCGGCAGGAAGTCCGGGGACTTCGACATTTTCGTCGGGATCAGCGCGGGAAGCCTTCTGTCGGCGTTCCTCGCCAACGGAATCTCCGTGCAGGAGATGTGCAGGGGGATCCTCGGGGAGGAGGGGCACCGCCTCCTCCTGCGGAGGGAGGACATCTACGAGATCCGCGTCTCCCCGCTGTTTCGGGCCGCGTGGCGATTTCTTCGGAATGCCGGCCTCGTCGTCCGCTACCTCCGGCGCGAGAATCAGCCGGTGACATTTCTCAACTTCCTCGCCCTGTTCGAGCAGTTCCTTCCGGCCGGTTTTTTTTCGAACGCCAACCTCGAGCGGTACGTCTCGCGCATCCTCTCCGCCCCGGGGAGGACGAACGACTTTACCCGGCTTTCCCGGAAGCTGTTCATCGTCGCCACCGAGATCGACCGGGGGGAACGATGGGTCTTCGGCACCGACGGGTTCTCGGACATCCCCATATCCCGGGCCATCCAGGCCTCCTCCGCCATCCCGGTCTTTTTCGAACCCGTCTGCATCGGGGACCACTTCTTCGTGGACGGAGCGACCGAGAGGGCGGGACATTTCGACATCCCGATCGGGGCGGGTGCCGGCTTCGTCCTGATGATCAATCCCACCGTCCCCGTGTACAACGACCGCACGGTCGTCTGCATCCCCACCATCCTGGGACACTGCGGCTCGATCACCGAGACGGGATTCCCCAACATCGCCGACCAGGCCTTCCGGATCAACACCCGGATCAAGCTCGAGCTGGCGATGGAGGTGTACCGTCGACGCCACCCCGACATCGACCTCCTGCTTATCGAGCCGGCCCCGATGGAGTCCACCCTGTTCCTGTACGGGAGCATGAACTTCTCGGAACGGGTCCAGGTGGTAAACTACGGCTACAACTCCACGGCGTTCTTCTTCCAGGAGAATTTCGAAAACCTGAAGGAACGTTTCGCCAGGCACGACATGGAAGTCTCCCTGGAGCATATCCGGACCGACCGGTTCCTCGAGCTTGCGACCCGCCCGAAAACGCGCAAACGGTTCTCCATGAACATCTACCGGTAG
- a CDS encoding DUF933 domain-containing protein, with protein MRVGIFGNAGVGKSTLFRALGGGSEESPVSARAAGVCTIKVLDDRLDRLAAIYRPKKVTPISVTFVEIDPGDTALLSPEAVTSIKGADVLAVVLRGFSDDFHPPPAGGLNPVKEFRAIESDLVVSDYLVAQKRIERMTKEARRDAEWTILHKAVESLEREIPLRQVPLTAEESRVLAGFRFLSQIPILLVLNVAEADLSAESFPELAAAASSRGASLIRLSARIEEEISQLSPKEQEVFLAEMGIARPAWDRLVRGAFQAMDFVCFMTVGGDEVRAWNVRRGTIALHASGKIHSDMEKGFIRAEVIPCEDFFRCGSMAKAKTEGKLRLEGKEYVLQDGDIMHVRFNV; from the coding sequence GTGAGGGTCGGAATCTTCGGAAACGCGGGAGTCGGGAAAAGCACCCTGTTCCGGGCGCTGGGAGGCGGAAGCGAGGAATCTCCCGTTTCCGCGCGGGCGGCGGGGGTCTGCACGATCAAGGTCCTCGACGACCGCCTCGACCGGTTGGCCGCCATCTACCGCCCCAAGAAGGTAACCCCGATCTCGGTCACGTTCGTGGAGATCGACCCCGGGGACACCGCGCTTCTCTCTCCCGAGGCGGTGACCAGCATCAAAGGAGCGGATGTGCTCGCGGTCGTCCTCCGGGGATTTTCCGACGATTTTCATCCCCCCCCCGCGGGGGGGCTGAACCCGGTAAAGGAGTTCCGGGCGATCGAGTCGGATCTCGTCGTTTCCGATTACCTGGTGGCACAGAAGAGGATCGAGCGGATGACGAAGGAGGCCCGGCGGGACGCCGAATGGACCATCCTCCACAAGGCGGTGGAATCCCTGGAGAGGGAGATCCCTCTCCGGCAGGTTCCCCTCACCGCAGAGGAGAGCCGCGTCCTGGCGGGATTCCGGTTCCTGAGCCAGATCCCGATTCTCCTGGTCCTGAACGTGGCCGAGGCGGACCTTTCCGCGGAGTCGTTCCCGGAGCTCGCTGCGGCCGCGTCCTCCCGGGGAGCCTCCCTGATCCGCCTTTCGGCCAGGATCGAGGAGGAGATCTCGCAGCTGTCTCCGAAAGAGCAGGAGGTTTTTCTCGCGGAGATGGGGATCGCCCGTCCGGCGTGGGACCGGCTCGTCCGCGGCGCGTTTCAGGCCATGGATTTCGTCTGTTTCATGACGGTCGGCGGGGACGAGGTGCGCGCGTGGAACGTCCGCCGTGGAACCATCGCCTTGCATGCATCGGGGAAGATCCATTCCGACATGGAGAAGGGGTTCATCCGGGCCGAGGTGATTCCGTGCGAGGATTTCTTCCGCTGCGGCTCGATGGCGAAAGCGAAAACCGAGGGTAAATTGCGGCTGGAGGGGAAGGAGTACGTCCTCCAGGACGGGGACATCATGCACGTGCGCTTCAACGTCTGA
- the amrA gene encoding AmmeMemoRadiSam system protein A: MEETTAERGACFTPGEREELLRIARNAAIACVSGGKMPQTSPAHPKIAAPGAAFVTLRSGGHLRGCIGYTEPHAPLYRVVRECAVAAATEDPRFPRVTKEEVADLRIEISILTPLSPIRPEDVTVGVHGLQIRKGTNRGLLLPQVAVEHGWDRQMFLSQVCRKAGLPPDAWKEDAELSSFTAEVFGE; encoded by the coding sequence ATGGAAGAGACAACGGCGGAACGGGGCGCCTGCTTCACGCCTGGGGAGCGGGAGGAACTGCTTCGGATCGCGCGCAACGCGGCGATCGCCTGCGTCTCCGGCGGGAAAATGCCGCAGACTTCCCCCGCGCACCCGAAAATCGCCGCCCCCGGGGCGGCGTTCGTCACGCTTCGAAGCGGGGGTCATCTCCGGGGCTGCATCGGGTACACGGAGCCCCACGCCCCGCTCTACCGCGTCGTCCGGGAGTGCGCGGTCGCCGCGGCGACCGAGGACCCGCGTTTTCCCCGGGTGACGAAGGAGGAGGTTGCCGACCTGCGGATCGAAATCTCCATCCTTACCCCCTTGTCGCCGATCCGGCCGGAGGATGTCACGGTAGGCGTGCACGGGCTTCAGATCCGGAAAGGGACGAACCGGGGGCTGCTCCTGCCCCAGGTGGCCGTCGAGCACGGGTGGGACCGGCAGATGTTTCTGTCCCAGGTGTGCCGGAAGGCGGGCCTGCCGCCGGATGCGTGGAAGGAGGATGCGGAGCTCTCTTCCTTCACGGCCGAGGTGTTCGGGGAGTGA
- a CDS encoding ammonium transporter, which yields MNAGDTAFLLLSAALVMLMTPGLALFYGGMVRRKNVLGTIMQSFIIIGLISVEWVLVGYSMAFGPDQGGIIGDLTWFGLRGVGLDPYPDYVATVPHQAFMVYQMMFAVITPALITGAFAERFKFSTFLLFTLLWSLLVYNPVAHWVWGVGGWIRNLGVLDFAGGTVVHITSGVSALAAALVVGKRKGFGAENMAPHNLPMTVLGAAILWFGWFGFNAGSALAAGGLSTSAFVATHVAAAAATLSWVFVEWVHRGKPTVLGAASGCVAGLVAITPAAGFVAPIPAIVLGLGAGALCYSAVMLKGRIGYDDSLDVVGVHCVGGTFGALATGLFATTAVNAAGANGLFYGNPKLLALQALAAGVCLLYSFVVSLLLLIALDKIIGLRVTKEDEVMGLDLTQHGEAGYNW from the coding sequence ATGAATGCAGGGGACACCGCTTTTCTCCTTTTATCCGCAGCTCTGGTGATGCTCATGACCCCGGGCCTCGCGTTGTTTTACGGGGGGATGGTGCGCAGAAAGAACGTCCTCGGCACCATCATGCAGTCGTTCATCATCATCGGACTGATCAGCGTGGAGTGGGTCCTGGTCGGGTACAGCATGGCCTTCGGCCCCGACCAGGGCGGAATCATCGGGGACCTGACCTGGTTCGGTTTGCGCGGGGTCGGGCTGGACCCGTATCCCGACTACGTCGCCACGGTCCCTCACCAGGCCTTCATGGTCTACCAGATGATGTTTGCCGTGATCACCCCCGCGCTCATCACGGGGGCCTTCGCGGAGCGGTTCAAATTTTCCACCTTCCTGCTGTTCACCCTCCTGTGGTCCCTTCTCGTGTACAACCCCGTGGCCCACTGGGTGTGGGGCGTGGGCGGGTGGATCCGCAACCTGGGAGTCCTGGATTTCGCCGGCGGCACGGTCGTCCATATCACGTCGGGGGTGAGCGCCCTGGCCGCCGCTCTGGTGGTCGGAAAGCGCAAGGGGTTCGGCGCGGAGAACATGGCGCCCCACAACCTGCCGATGACGGTCCTGGGGGCCGCCATTCTCTGGTTCGGCTGGTTCGGGTTCAACGCCGGGAGCGCGCTGGCGGCGGGAGGACTGTCCACAAGCGCCTTCGTCGCAACCCACGTGGCGGCCGCCGCCGCGACCCTGTCCTGGGTTTTCGTCGAGTGGGTCCACCGGGGCAAGCCCACCGTCCTCGGCGCCGCATCCGGATGCGTGGCGGGTCTGGTGGCCATCACCCCGGCGGCCGGATTCGTCGCACCCATTCCGGCGATCGTCCTGGGGCTCGGGGCGGGCGCCCTCTGCTACAGCGCCGTGATGCTCAAGGGGAGGATCGGGTACGACGACTCCCTCGATGTCGTGGGGGTGCACTGCGTCGGCGGGACTTTCGGAGCTCTCGCCACGGGTCTCTTCGCCACGACGGCGGTCAACGCGGCCGGCGCGAACGGACTGTTCTACGGGAACCCGAAGCTGCTGGCTCTGCAGGCTCTCGCGGCGGGCGTCTGCCTCCTGTATTCCTTCGTGGTCAGCCTCCTGCTTCTGATCGCCCTCGACAAGATCATCGGCTTGCGCGTGACGAAGGAGGACGAGGTGATGGGTCTCGATCTGACCCAGCACGGGGAAGCCGGGTACAACTGGTAG